The following proteins come from a genomic window of Hymenobacter canadensis:
- a CDS encoding DNA polymerase/3'-5' exonuclease PolX: MDNRALIRAFRLTAQLMELHEENPFKIRAYEGTANALEQLTVPVADLDRTGLPDRTGLSKTAAAKVAEMLDTGSFEELTRLLAATPPGVVELLKIKGIGPKKIRTLWKELGIEGAEQLREAAQNDEVSKLKGFGQKTQQGILEALDFTDQSRGKLLYPQAEELALDLLARLQATADITEAAVAGEVRRRLETVETVGLVAATADPAAAHATLNSLDGLTPDPRRSGPFAWRGTATASGVKVEVLLVAPAAFTNQLLLSTAAESHLSEALSPELLPGQPATLRQWLKREQFATEPALYERAGLQYVEPELREGLGELALARENRLPTLLEDADLRGSLHNHSTYSDGSHSLREMATFLRDQGYEYLGICDHSQAAHYANGLPPERVRQQHREIDELNQELAPFRIFKGIESDILSDGSLDYPPTVLETFDFIVASVHSNLKMDERKATTRVLRAIENPYTTMLGHPTGRLLLRREGYPLDHKAVIDACAKHNVIIEINANPYRLDLDWRWVRYALDQGVQLSINPDAHHTNGYADMRYGVFMGRKGGLTKDMTFNAKSAAEAAEYFAKRKAGIKPPLEFKDSLFG, from the coding sequence ATGGATAACCGCGCCCTGATTCGTGCTTTTCGCCTGACCGCCCAGCTCATGGAGCTGCACGAGGAAAATCCGTTCAAGATCCGGGCCTACGAAGGCACGGCTAACGCCCTGGAGCAGCTGACGGTGCCCGTAGCCGACCTTGACCGCACAGGCTTGCCCGACCGCACCGGCCTGAGCAAAACCGCCGCTGCTAAAGTGGCCGAAATGCTCGATACCGGCTCGTTTGAGGAGCTGACCCGCCTGCTGGCCGCCACCCCGCCCGGCGTGGTGGAGCTGCTGAAGATTAAAGGCATCGGGCCCAAGAAAATCCGCACCCTGTGGAAGGAGCTGGGCATTGAAGGCGCCGAGCAGCTGCGCGAAGCCGCGCAGAACGACGAGGTCAGCAAGCTCAAGGGCTTCGGCCAGAAAACCCAGCAGGGCATCCTCGAAGCCCTCGACTTCACCGACCAGAGCCGCGGCAAGCTGCTCTATCCGCAGGCCGAAGAGCTGGCCCTCGACCTGCTGGCCCGCCTGCAGGCCACCGCCGACATAACCGAAGCCGCCGTGGCCGGCGAAGTGCGCCGCCGCCTCGAAACCGTGGAAACCGTGGGGCTGGTAGCGGCCACCGCTGATCCGGCCGCCGCCCACGCCACCCTTAATTCCCTCGATGGCCTCACGCCGGACCCGCGCCGCAGCGGCCCGTTTGCCTGGCGCGGCACGGCCACGGCCTCGGGCGTGAAGGTGGAAGTGTTGCTGGTGGCGCCGGCCGCCTTCACCAACCAGCTGCTGCTGAGCACCGCCGCCGAAAGTCATCTGAGCGAAGCGCTGAGCCCGGAGCTGCTGCCCGGCCAGCCGGCCACGCTACGCCAGTGGCTGAAGCGGGAACAGTTCGCCACCGAACCCGCCCTCTACGAACGCGCCGGCCTGCAATACGTGGAGCCCGAGCTGCGCGAAGGCCTCGGCGAGCTGGCCTTGGCCCGCGAAAACAGGCTGCCCACGCTGCTGGAAGACGCCGACCTGCGCGGCTCGCTGCACAACCACAGCACCTACTCCGACGGCAGCCACAGCCTGCGCGAAATGGCCACTTTCCTGCGCGACCAGGGCTACGAGTACCTTGGCATCTGCGACCATTCGCAGGCGGCGCACTACGCCAATGGCCTGCCGCCGGAGCGCGTGCGCCAGCAGCACCGCGAAATCGACGAATTGAATCAGGAGTTGGCGCCGTTCCGCATCTTCAAGGGCATCGAGTCGGATATTCTCTCCGATGGCTCTTTGGACTACCCACCCACGGTGCTGGAAACCTTTGATTTCATCGTGGCCTCGGTGCACTCCAACCTGAAGATGGACGAGCGCAAAGCAACCACGCGGGTGCTGCGGGCCATCGAAAACCCCTACACCACCATGCTGGGCCACCCCACGGGCCGGCTGCTGCTGCGCCGCGAAGGCTACCCGCTCGACCACAAAGCCGTCATCGACGCCTGCGCCAAGCACAACGTCATCATCGAAATCAACGCCAACCCCTACCGCCTCGACCTGGACTGGCGCTGGGTGCGCTACGCGCTGGACCAGGGCGTGCAGCTCAGCATCAACCCCGATGCGCACCACACCAACGGCTACGCCGATATGCGCTACGGCGTGTTCATGGGCCGCAAGGGCGGCCTGACCAAGGACATGACCTTCAACGCCAAGTCGGCCGCGGAAGCCGCCGAGTATTTTGCCAAGCGCAAAGCCGGCATCAAGCCCCCGCTGGAGTTCAAGGATTCGTTGTTTGGGTAG
- a CDS encoding EVE domain-containing protein: MNYWLVKSEPEAYSWDTFVRDGGTDWTGVRNYQARNFLQQMQPGDLVLYYHSVSDKQVVGVAQVATPAAPDATAEAGSPWVAVHLQPQQPLAQPVSLVRIKQDERLSQIGLLRQSRLSVMPLKAAEFDTILELGA; encoded by the coding sequence TTGAACTACTGGCTCGTAAAATCGGAACCCGAAGCCTACTCCTGGGACACGTTTGTGCGCGACGGCGGCACCGACTGGACGGGCGTACGCAACTACCAAGCCCGCAACTTTCTGCAGCAGATGCAGCCCGGCGACCTTGTGCTGTACTACCACAGCGTGAGCGACAAGCAGGTGGTGGGCGTGGCCCAGGTAGCCACCCCGGCCGCCCCCGATGCCACGGCCGAAGCCGGCAGCCCCTGGGTAGCCGTGCACCTGCAGCCGCAGCAGCCGCTGGCCCAGCCGGTGTCGTTGGTCCGCATCAAGCAGGATGAGCGCCTCAGCCAGATCGGGCTTCTACGCCAGTCGCGCCTGTCGGTGATGCCGCTCAAAGCCGCCGAATTCGACACGATTCTGGAGCTGGGCGCTTAG
- a CDS encoding DUF4252 domain-containing protein, with product MTKRAFLWLPLVALLLLAGCRAAGPERPARTVAEFFNKYETRSGFKATDWSAGLTTRLLLGRLGSLGGGSDLTQALSSVRSFKVLTFAPTSNSAQKLVADGLVQEVNGLLANERYTPLTTTGGNMRYSTRMQGDRVTEVVTTSSVSGAPDSFLLMSIGGNFTREQLDQLLKILPNVADMSK from the coding sequence ATGACAAAACGCGCATTTCTGTGGCTGCCGCTGGTGGCTTTGTTGCTGTTGGCCGGCTGCCGCGCCGCCGGCCCCGAACGCCCGGCCCGCACGGTAGCCGAATTTTTCAACAAGTATGAAACCCGCTCCGGCTTCAAGGCCACCGACTGGTCGGCGGGCCTCACCACCCGGCTGCTGCTGGGCCGCCTGGGCAGCCTCGGCGGCGGCTCCGACCTGACGCAGGCTCTATCATCGGTACGCAGCTTCAAGGTGCTCACCTTCGCCCCCACCAGCAATAGCGCCCAGAAACTGGTAGCCGACGGCCTGGTGCAGGAAGTGAACGGCTTGCTGGCCAACGAGCGGTACACGCCCCTGACCACCACCGGCGGCAACATGCGCTATTCTACCCGCATGCAGGGCGACCGGGTGACGGAAGTAGTAACCACCAGCAGCGTTTCGGGCGCGCCCGACTCGTTCCTACTGATGTCCATCGGCGGCAACTTCACGCGTGAGCAGCTCGACCAGCTTCTCAAGATCCTGCCCAACGTGGCTGATATGAGTAAGTAA
- a CDS encoding OmpA family protein, whose amino-acid sequence MKKLLTTSVALGMSLLAAAPSVLAQTADQRTAISLSANTLQYKGNFGSQYWNNENNWKLGGGISFSRYLTSGLDLGLHLNYGKVNYDAVAGAPQFGSFFEANIVNANLGLKLKLNNGWALKENAFIQPYLLIAPGAAFVSSDGVINRNGVSRAFDGSDTYFDVHGAAGITFRLSESVGLFVQTGQHIPLSANIDQDPVRDDNSFDDRYLQHSAGLTIALGKKADEDNDGVSDRKDKCPGTPAGVAVDANGCPLDGDGDGVPDYQDKCPTEKGLAALEGCPDRDGDGVRDGDDKCPDTPGKAELQGCPDADGDGVTDASDKCPNTPAGVAVDATGCPLDKDGDGVPDYQDRCPNRPGPASNKGCPEMKVEEKKKLQEATKFIQFDFDKATLKPISFPTLNGLVQILNDYPDYSLGISAHADNKGDDNYNLRLSDERAASARTYMLSKGIAADRIVSHGYGETKPIADNATEAGRAMNRRVEFDVYLPGDPNPAETKYGMAPEIPAAAPKAAPKAPVKKAPARKPAPRRK is encoded by the coding sequence ATGAAAAAACTTCTTACCACCAGCGTCGCACTGGGCATGTCGCTACTGGCGGCGGCGCCCAGCGTACTTGCTCAAACCGCAGACCAGCGAACGGCTATCAGCCTGTCGGCCAACACGCTTCAGTACAAAGGCAACTTCGGCTCGCAGTACTGGAACAACGAGAACAACTGGAAACTGGGCGGCGGCATCTCCTTCAGCCGTTACCTGACTTCCGGCCTCGATCTGGGTTTGCACCTCAACTATGGCAAGGTGAATTATGATGCCGTAGCTGGCGCGCCGCAGTTCGGCAGCTTCTTCGAGGCTAACATCGTAAACGCCAACCTGGGCCTCAAACTGAAGCTCAACAACGGCTGGGCGCTGAAGGAAAACGCCTTCATCCAGCCTTACCTGCTGATTGCGCCCGGTGCTGCTTTTGTTAGCTCCGACGGGGTTATCAACCGCAATGGTGTTTCGCGCGCTTTCGATGGCAGCGACACGTATTTTGACGTGCACGGTGCCGCCGGTATTACGTTCCGCCTGAGCGAGTCGGTTGGCTTGTTCGTGCAGACGGGCCAGCACATTCCGCTGAGCGCCAACATCGACCAGGACCCCGTGCGCGACGACAACAGCTTCGACGACCGGTACCTGCAGCACTCGGCCGGCCTCACCATTGCCCTCGGCAAAAAGGCTGACGAAGACAACGATGGCGTTTCGGACCGCAAAGACAAATGCCCCGGCACCCCCGCTGGTGTAGCAGTAGACGCCAACGGCTGCCCGCTTGACGGCGACGGCGACGGTGTTCCGGATTACCAGGATAAGTGCCCCACCGAAAAAGGCTTGGCGGCCCTCGAAGGTTGCCCCGACCGTGACGGTGACGGCGTGCGCGACGGCGACGACAAGTGCCCCGATACCCCCGGCAAAGCCGAGCTGCAGGGCTGCCCCGACGCTGACGGCGACGGTGTAACCGATGCCAGCGACAAGTGCCCCAACACCCCAGCCGGTGTGGCAGTAGACGCCACCGGTTGCCCACTCGACAAAGACGGCGACGGTGTTCCGGATTACCAGGACCGCTGCCCGAACCGTCCAGGTCCGGCTTCCAACAAAGGCTGCCCTGAGATGAAGGTAGAAGAGAAGAAGAAGCTGCAGGAAGCCACGAAGTTCATCCAGTTCGACTTCGACAAGGCTACGCTGAAGCCTATCTCTTTCCCAACGCTCAACGGCCTGGTGCAGATCCTCAACGACTACCCAGACTACAGCCTCGGTATCTCGGCTCACGCCGATAACAAAGGCGACGACAACTACAACCTGCGTCTGTCGGATGAGCGTGCTGCTTCGGCCCGTACGTATATGCTGAGCAAAGGCATTGCTGCTGACCGTATCGTATCGCACGGCTATGGCGAAACCAAGCCGATTGCCGACAACGCTACAGAAGCCGGTCGCGCCATGAACCGCCGCGTAGAGTTCGATGTGTACCTGCCCGGTGACCCGAACCCTGCTGAAACCAAGTACGGTATGGCCCCCGAGATTCCTGCTGCCGCTCCGAAGGCTGCGCCTAAGGCCCCGGTGAAAAAGGCTCCGGCCCGTAAGCCAGCCCCCCGCCGCAAGTAA
- a CDS encoding OmpA family protein — MRNLLTPCVALGLTLLAAAPRAQAQTADRKTAISLYGSAYQYKGNFGSNFWKWSDNNYGPGITFSRYLTPGLDLGLSGAYVELKSTPEQSATRFNSNFSTNVVNVNLALKLKLNNGWALKEDAFIQPYLLAAPGWAFTSREGTFNGQRTDEDKSYFDLFGAAGINFRLSEAVGLFVQTGQHVPLKANIDGDPVRDNDAWDDRYLQHTVGLTVALGKAKDEDMDGVPDRKDKCPSTPSGVAVDANGCPLDGDGDGVADYQDKCPTEKGTAALEGCPDRDNDGVRDSEDDCPDEAGTAALRGCPDADGDGVADKNDKCPGTPAGTQVDANGCPLVLDADNDGVKDDVDKCPDTPAGSRVDANGCPMTIDPAVKALEKPVRFNTNSTVITTASYPTLNKMVQALKDHPEYSLRVVGHADSRGTDEYNQGLSERRAGSVKRYFTGKQLDPARIVTEGRGESQPSSPNTSSKNMSQNRRVEFNFEFFVPGTPQP; from the coding sequence ATGAGAAACCTACTAACTCCCTGCGTGGCGCTGGGACTTACCCTGCTGGCGGCCGCACCCCGCGCACAGGCCCAGACTGCCGACCGCAAAACGGCCATCAGCCTCTACGGTAGCGCCTACCAGTACAAGGGCAATTTCGGCTCCAACTTCTGGAAGTGGTCCGACAACAACTACGGCCCCGGCATCACCTTCAGCCGCTACCTCACGCCCGGCCTCGATCTGGGGTTGAGCGGTGCGTACGTGGAGCTGAAAAGCACGCCTGAGCAAAGCGCCACCCGCTTCAATTCCAACTTCAGCACCAACGTGGTGAACGTGAACCTGGCCCTCAAGCTGAAGCTGAATAACGGCTGGGCGCTGAAGGAAGACGCTTTCATCCAGCCCTACCTGCTGGCGGCGCCCGGCTGGGCCTTCACCAGCCGCGAGGGTACTTTCAACGGCCAGCGCACGGATGAGGACAAGAGCTACTTCGACCTGTTCGGGGCCGCTGGTATCAACTTCCGCCTTTCCGAAGCAGTAGGCCTGTTCGTGCAGACCGGCCAACACGTACCGCTGAAAGCCAACATTGATGGCGACCCGGTGCGCGACAACGATGCCTGGGATGACCGTTACCTGCAGCACACCGTGGGCCTTACCGTGGCCCTGGGCAAAGCCAAGGACGAGGATATGGACGGCGTGCCCGACCGCAAAGACAAATGCCCCTCTACGCCTTCGGGCGTGGCTGTAGATGCCAACGGCTGCCCGCTTGACGGCGACGGCGACGGTGTGGCTGATTACCAGGACAAGTGTCCCACTGAGAAAGGCACCGCCGCCCTCGAAGGCTGCCCCGACCGTGACAACGACGGCGTGCGTGACTCCGAAGACGACTGCCCAGACGAAGCTGGTACGGCTGCCCTCCGTGGTTGCCCGGATGCTGACGGCGACGGTGTAGCCGACAAAAACGACAAGTGCCCCGGCACCCCGGCTGGCACCCAGGTAGATGCCAACGGCTGCCCGCTGGTGCTTGACGCCGACAACGACGGCGTGAAAGACGACGTGGACAAGTGCCCTGACACCCCGGCCGGTTCGCGGGTAGATGCCAATGGCTGCCCCATGACCATCGACCCAGCTGTGAAGGCGCTGGAGAAGCCGGTTCGCTTCAACACCAATAGCACGGTTATCACTACGGCTTCGTACCCCACGCTGAACAAGATGGTGCAGGCCCTCAAGGACCACCCCGAGTACAGCCTGCGCGTAGTGGGCCACGCCGATAGCCGTGGTACCGACGAGTACAACCAGGGCCTCTCGGAGCGCCGCGCTGGTTCGGTGAAGCGCTACTTCACCGGCAAGCAGCTCGATCCTGCACGCATCGTGACGGAAGGCCGCGGTGAAAGCCAGCCATCGTCGCCCAACACGTCGTCGAAGAATATGAGCCAGAACCGCCGCGTAGAATTCAACTTCGAGTTCTTCGTGCCCGGCACGCCGCAGCCATAA
- a CDS encoding aminopeptidase P N-terminal domain-containing protein, with amino-acid sequence MRYGSIAPELFTENRRRFRELLPPASLAIFHSNDVLPTNADGTMAFRQNNDLFYLSGVDQEESILVIFPDAVLPQYREILFLKETSEHILVWEGYKLTKEQARAQTGVRTIMWLDSFKSVLPALMNEAENVYLNSNEHIRATVDVQTRDARFGKELREAYPLHQYRRAARLLHQLRAIKSPEEIRLMQKAADITGDAFRRLLGFVKPGVMEYEIEAEIFHEFLRQGSRGPAYGSIIASGANACILHYVSNDRECKDGDVMLLDFGAEYANYAADLSRSIPINGQFTKRQRDVYEAVLRVMKFATSRLVPGGNIEEYHAAVGQFMEQQLIELDLLNAADVKNQDPAAPLYKKYFMHGTSHYLGLDVHDVGFKYRTFEPGMVYTCEPGIYIREEGLGIRLENDILITKTGNDDLMKNIPLEVADIERLMAAAR; translated from the coding sequence ATGCGCTACGGTTCCATTGCCCCCGAGCTGTTCACCGAAAACCGCCGCCGCTTCCGCGAGCTGCTGCCGCCGGCCTCGCTGGCCATTTTCCACTCCAACGACGTGCTGCCGACCAACGCCGACGGCACCATGGCTTTCCGCCAGAACAACGACCTGTTCTACCTCAGCGGCGTTGATCAGGAGGAAAGCATCCTCGTTATCTTCCCCGATGCGGTGCTGCCGCAATACCGCGAAATCCTGTTTCTGAAGGAAACCTCCGAGCATATTCTGGTGTGGGAAGGCTACAAGCTCACCAAGGAGCAGGCCCGCGCGCAAACCGGCGTGCGCACCATCATGTGGCTCGACTCCTTTAAGAGCGTGCTGCCGGCCCTCATGAACGAGGCCGAAAACGTGTACCTCAACTCCAATGAGCACATCCGGGCCACGGTGGACGTGCAAACCCGCGACGCCCGCTTCGGCAAGGAGCTGCGCGAGGCCTACCCGCTGCACCAGTACCGCCGCGCCGCCCGCCTGCTGCACCAGCTGCGCGCCATCAAGAGCCCCGAGGAAATCCGGCTGATGCAAAAGGCCGCCGACATCACCGGTGACGCCTTCCGCCGCCTGCTGGGCTTCGTGAAGCCCGGCGTGATGGAGTATGAGATTGAAGCCGAAATCTTCCACGAGTTTCTGCGCCAGGGCTCGCGCGGGCCGGCCTACGGCAGTATCATCGCCTCGGGCGCCAACGCCTGCATCCTGCACTACGTCAGCAACGACCGGGAATGCAAAGACGGCGACGTCATGCTGCTCGACTTCGGGGCCGAATACGCCAACTACGCCGCCGACCTCTCGCGCAGCATCCCCATCAACGGCCAGTTCACCAAGCGCCAGCGCGACGTGTACGAGGCCGTGCTGCGGGTGATGAAGTTTGCCACCAGCCGCCTGGTGCCCGGCGGTAATATTGAGGAGTACCACGCCGCCGTGGGCCAGTTTATGGAGCAGCAGCTGATCGAGCTGGACTTGTTGAACGCCGCCGACGTGAAGAACCAGGACCCCGCCGCGCCGCTCTACAAGAAGTATTTCATGCACGGCACCAGCCACTACCTCGGCCTCGACGTGCACGACGTGGGCTTCAAGTACCGCACCTTTGAGCCGGGCATGGTATACACCTGCGAGCCGGGCATCTACATTCGCGAGGAAGGCCTCGGTATCCGCCTCGAAAACGACATTCTCATCACCAAAACCGGCAACGACGACCTGATGAAGAATATCCCGCTGGAAGTGGCCGACATCGAGCGCCTGATGGCCGCCGCCCGGTAG
- a CDS encoding glycosyltransferase family 9 protein, producing MPEVSSRPLLLIQTAFIGDVILATALLEHLHRTEPATPVDFLVRKGNEGLVQQHPHVRQVLVWDKKQDKYRGLWRLQQQIRAAGYGRVITLQRFASTGFLTAFSGAPERIGFDKNPLARGFTRAVPHIIGAGVHEVSRNLHLLDPAYDGPIPAPRLYPTAADEAAAAPYAAAGPYLCIAPTSVWFTKQFPQEQWLKLLAALPAHYTVYLLGGPPDVAACEALLAASGREKTLNLAGKLSLLASAALMRGAVLNYVNDSAPMHLCSAVGAPTCAVYCSTVPFFGFGPLSPFSRVVEIEGDLDCRPCGLHGYAKCPLGHFQCAYGIETRQLLAALAEAEQAVMG from the coding sequence ATGCCCGAAGTTTCCTCCCGGCCCCTGCTGCTCATCCAAACTGCCTTCATCGGCGACGTGATTCTGGCCACGGCGCTGCTGGAGCACCTGCACCGCACCGAGCCCGCTACGCCCGTCGATTTTCTGGTGCGCAAAGGCAACGAGGGCTTGGTGCAGCAGCATCCGCACGTGCGGCAGGTGTTGGTATGGGACAAAAAGCAGGACAAGTACCGCGGCCTGTGGCGCCTGCAGCAGCAGATTCGGGCGGCGGGCTACGGCCGCGTCATCACGCTGCAGCGCTTCGCCTCCACCGGTTTCCTGACGGCTTTTTCCGGCGCGCCGGAGCGGATTGGCTTCGACAAGAACCCGCTGGCGCGGGGCTTCACGCGGGCCGTGCCGCACATCATCGGGGCCGGGGTGCACGAGGTGTCGCGCAACCTGCACCTGCTCGACCCCGCCTACGACGGCCCCATCCCGGCCCCGCGCCTCTACCCCACCGCCGCCGATGAAGCCGCCGCCGCGCCGTATGCCGCCGCGGGCCCTTACCTGTGCATTGCGCCCACGTCGGTGTGGTTTACCAAGCAGTTTCCACAGGAGCAATGGCTGAAGCTGCTGGCGGCCCTGCCGGCCCACTACACGGTGTACCTGCTCGGCGGCCCGCCCGACGTGGCAGCCTGCGAGGCCCTGCTGGCAGCCAGCGGCCGCGAGAAAACGCTGAACCTGGCCGGCAAGCTGAGCTTGCTGGCCTCGGCGGCCCTTATGCGCGGGGCCGTGCTCAACTACGTCAACGACTCGGCTCCCATGCACCTGTGCTCGGCGGTGGGCGCGCCTACCTGCGCCGTGTATTGCTCTACGGTGCCGTTTTTCGGGTTTGGGCCGCTCAGTCCGTTTTCGCGGGTGGTGGAAATCGAGGGCGACCTGGACTGCCGCCCCTGCGGCCTGCACGGCTACGCCAAGTGCCCGCTGGGCCACTTCCAATGCGCCTACGGCATCGAAACCCGGCAGCTACTGGCGGCTCTGGCCGAGGCGGAGCAGGCGGTAATGGGGTAA
- a CDS encoding M16 family metallopeptidase, giving the protein MSDYDLYELPNGIRVLHKQVVHTKIAHLGFLLDIGSRDEKPAQQGLAHFWEHMAFKGTEKRKSFHILNRLETVGGELNAYTTKEKICFYASLLSTHFERAFELLTDLTFNSVFPEKEIEKERGVILEEMSMYQDAPEDAIIDDFDDVVFAKHALGHNILGTRESVSSFQQADFRQFLTENVRTDRLVFSTVSNLPFSEVKRLADKYLAPLPAQLGARPRTPFSGYQRVNQLERKPITQAHCLIGGPAYAIEDPRRIPFFLLNNLLGGPGMNSRLNLAVREKYGLVYTIDSTYSPYTDTGLFGIYFGTEKKQVNRTVSLVQKELKRLREQALGTAQLHTTKEQLMGQMAMAEESNGGMMQLLAKSTLDLGRVESINEIFDRVRAITASELLEMANEVLTDENLSVLQYVPE; this is encoded by the coding sequence ATGTCTGATTACGACCTCTACGAGTTGCCGAATGGCATCCGGGTTTTGCATAAGCAAGTAGTACACACCAAAATAGCGCACTTGGGCTTTCTGCTCGACATTGGCTCCCGCGACGAGAAGCCGGCCCAGCAAGGGCTGGCGCACTTCTGGGAGCATATGGCCTTCAAAGGCACCGAGAAGCGCAAAAGCTTCCACATCCTCAACCGCCTCGAAACCGTGGGCGGCGAGCTGAACGCCTACACCACCAAGGAGAAAATCTGCTTCTACGCCTCCCTGCTCAGCACGCACTTCGAGCGGGCCTTCGAGCTGCTGACCGACCTGACGTTCAACTCGGTGTTTCCAGAAAAGGAGATTGAGAAGGAGCGCGGCGTGATTCTGGAGGAAATGAGCATGTACCAGGACGCCCCCGAAGACGCCATCATCGACGACTTCGACGACGTGGTATTCGCCAAGCACGCGTTGGGCCACAATATCCTAGGCACCCGCGAAAGTGTCAGCAGCTTCCAGCAGGCCGATTTCCGGCAGTTTCTCACGGAAAACGTGCGCACCGACCGGCTGGTGTTCAGCACCGTCAGCAACCTGCCCTTCTCGGAAGTGAAGCGCCTGGCCGATAAGTACCTGGCACCGCTGCCGGCGCAGCTGGGCGCGCGGCCCCGCACGCCGTTCAGCGGCTACCAGCGCGTCAACCAGCTGGAGCGCAAGCCCATCACGCAGGCCCACTGCCTGATCGGGGGGCCCGCCTACGCCATCGAAGACCCGCGCCGGATTCCGTTTTTCCTGCTCAACAACCTGCTGGGCGGCCCCGGCATGAACTCACGCCTCAACCTGGCGGTGCGCGAAAAGTACGGCCTGGTGTACACCATCGACTCCACCTACTCGCCCTACACCGATACGGGCCTGTTCGGCATCTACTTCGGCACCGAGAAGAAGCAGGTGAACCGCACCGTGTCGTTGGTGCAGAAGGAGTTGAAGCGGCTACGCGAGCAGGCGCTGGGCACGGCGCAGCTGCACACCACCAAAGAGCAGCTGATGGGTCAGATGGCCATGGCCGAGGAAAGCAACGGCGGTATGATGCAGCTGCTGGCCAAAAGCACCCTCGACCTGGGCCGCGTGGAGTCCATCAACGAAATCTTCGACCGGGTGCGCGCCATCACGGCTTCCGAGCTACTGGAAATGGCCAACGAGGTGCTCACCGACGAAAACCTGAGCGTGCTGCAGTACGTGCCGGAGTAA